A part of Marinomonas rhizomae genomic DNA contains:
- a CDS encoding type II toxin-antitoxin system Phd/YefM family antitoxin, giving the protein MDTLSYSAFRANLASTFDKVNDDHKPVLITRQGGKPTVLISLEDFQAYEETAYLMASPKNASRLNTAIAEEEAGRKQTRERIEK; this is encoded by the coding sequence ATGGATACGCTAAGTTATTCAGCTTTTAGAGCAAATCTTGCCAGCACGTTTGATAAGGTAAATGACGATCATAAGCCTGTGCTCATTACTCGCCAGGGCGGGAAACCGACTGTACTGATAAGCTTGGAAGATTTTCAGGCCTATGAAGAAACTGCTTACTTAATGGCGAGTCCTAAAAATGCTTCTCGTTTAAACACAGCCATTGCGGAAGAGGAAGCAGGCAGAAAACAGACAAGGGAAAGAATTGAGAAATGA